CCTTGTAAATCTCGATCCGAGCGTCATAACGTTACCATATGAGCCAGATGTGGATGTAAGGGATTACATTGTCATCGATGACTTAATGGAAAAATATCAGCTTGGTCCCAATGGGGCTTTAATCATGGCAGCCGACCTGCTTGCAGCGGAAGTTGATAAAATTCGGAGTGATATAGAGTACTTTAGATCTGATATTGTTGTGATCGATACTCCTGGTCAGATGGAATTATTTGCATTTCGGAGTAGTGGTCCATACATTGCGCATAACTTGACAAATGACCCACGGTCCATTATTTACCTTTTTGATGCAACCTTTTCAAGCAACCCCTTAAATTTTGTCTCAAACCTTTTCCTTGCCGCTGCTGCCTTTAACAGGTTTCTTCTACCTCAGATTCATGTGCTATCAAAAGTTGACCTCCTCCCCCCTGAGCAAATCGACGCAATCCTCGATTGGTCGGAGGACGAGGAGCATTTGCAAACTGCGATTGAAACCCAATTAACAGCTCAAAAAATGCTTCTAAGTCGGGGGGTGTTTCAAGCGATTAGAAGTGTAGGTTTAACCTTTGAGCTTATCCCTGTTTCGGCAAAGACCCAAAGTGGGTTGATTGATTTATATTCAGTGTTAACTCGAATTTTTACTGGTGGGGAGGAGCTAATCTAGCCTATATTTTGGTTTTAATTTTGAATTAACTTGGATCCGGGGGTATTTCTATAGGGAATCCTTCCTTGGCCATAATTTCAGTTATTCCTGTTAAATGGCCCAATCCAATTATTGCGACGACCAATCCTTTGGCTTGTTGGAGAATATTCTTTAACCTTTTTGTCATGTAGGCATTTCTTTCTTCAACGAGTATTCGGTGTAAGTTAGGATACCTGGTTTTGAATCCTTTCAGTATCTCTGTAGTATTTATTTTTGTAACTTCGTTTTTCGATGCTAAAACTAAGCTGAGGAGCGTTTTTATTGCATCTGTCGTGAATTTTACTTTCTCCCAAAATGGTATTGTGGAGAGTTTTTGTAATGTAATTAAAATCGGCTGGTCTATAGGTTCAACTGTGGCTTTAATATTCTCCGCTTCCTTGATTGCTGTCAGCATCTCGCTCCCAGGTAACACGCCAGTTCTTTCTCCAGCAGTTTTTTCAAGTAGAGCGATTAGTAAACCGATTATTCCTCCTATTGGAAAAGCAAGACCGGATCTACCATAGCCCTTCTCAATATTTTTAAGAGCGGCAAGCCTTTGTGGGCATAACTCTAAGGCGACTACGCTTGGCTTAGATTCTCTTATCTCGTGTTGAATTCGATTAAGCCCATCTGGGTCAACGTGTGAAACTCCGATGATCCGTAAACTTTTATGTACAACTCCCATTAAATTGCCTTCCATTTGCAGCTAACTATTTGCGAAGGACAAGGTAACTATAAAATTTTACATAACCGGAGCCCGAAAGCACTAAATACAACTCGCAGACTCTTTCTGTTTGCCTATTTTTATTGGAGGCTAAAGGTTGGTATCAGTTAGTAGAGAAAGTCTGAAACCATTTTTTGAGCCAAGGGTTGTTGCTATAATAGGAGCATCCGATAAACCAGGTAAGGTTGGAAACACGATTTTAATTAATTTTCTTTGGGGTAATTTTAAAGGCGAAGTTTATCCAGTTAATCCGAAATATAATTTACTCTTAGAGAAAAGGTGTTACGCATCTGTTAAAGATGTTCCGAAGCCAGTTGACCTTGCTGTGATCGCTGTCCCAGCGTCTCTTGTTTCTAAGGTGATGGAAGAATGCGCGGAGAAACATGTTAAGGCAGCTATTATTATTAGCGGGGGCTTTAAGGAAACTGGTCCTGATGGGGCCCGCCTTGAAAAAGAAGTTGCTGCTATCGCGAGGCGTGGAAATATTCGCGTGATAGGTCCAAACTGTATTGGAGTCTATAATCCTGAGACAAATGTAGATACAATGTTTCTACCTGAGGAGAAACTTCGGAGACCTCCCAGGGGATCAATAGCCCTTCTCTCACAAAGCGGAGCCTTTATGGGAACTATGCTTGATTGGGCGGCATACGAAGGGCTTGGGATAAGTAAGGCTGTTAGTTATGGCAACGAATGTGATGTGGATTTAATCGACCTAATCGAGTTCTTGGCTGACGATCCTTCTACTAGAGTTATTGCGGTTTATGTGGAGGGAATTGAACATGGACAAAAATTTATCCGGGTGGTTAAGAAGGCCACGACTAAGAAGCCAGTTATCGCTATTAAGTCTGGCCGTTCAACTAGGGGGAAGGCAGCAGTACTATCGCATACGGGTTCGCTCGCTGGGGAGGATGTGCTTTATAGCATGGCTTTTAAGCAAACCGGTGTACTGCGGGCTGAAGACTTTGAAGAGATGCTTGATTTGGCTAAGGCTTTTGCCTTACAACCCCCAGCAACAGGAGACCGTGTTCTTATAATAACTGATGGTGGTGGAGCTGGAGTTATGGCCGTTGATGCATGTGAACATTATGGTCTTAATGTTCCTGAACTTGATCCAAAATTGCAGGAAGAGTTAAAACAATATTTTCCGCCGTACTGCTCCACGCATAACCCTATAGATTTAACAGGCGACACGGATAACCAGCGATACAGAATCGCACTTGAAAAAGCCTTCCTTAATTATGGAGGAGTTGACAGCGCATTAGTAATTCTGCTGGTTCAAGCCCCCTCTTTAACTGTGGATGTTGTGGACATAGTGAGAGATATCAATAATAAGTCTACTCGTCCCATGGTTGCTTGTTGCATGGGCGGAGAGTACAGTGCGAAGGTTGCAAAGGAAGTTGAACGGAGGGGGATTCCATCTTACCCAACTCCTGAAAGAGCTGTTCGGGCAATATGGGCTTTGACTAAATATGGGCAATGGAAGTTGAGGGAGATACGTGGCAACAATCGGTTCCATGAAAATTTAAATTAGTGAAAATTAAATCCGTTAGGTACTGTATGAAACGCCTACTCAGGCGTTAGCCGCTTAATTGGAGATGTCTGAAATGAAAATGGAGGAATGTGTATGGATTTAATCTCGCAAATCTTTGACAATGCTACACGTGAAGGTAGGACTGTCCTTCTCGAGCCTGAGGCGAAAACGATCTGCATGGAGTACGGTATTCCAGTTACGAAGTTTAAGTTGGCTACTTCCGAGGAAGACGCTGTGAAATATGCGGGTGAAATCGGTTTTCCAGTGGTATTAAAAATTGTTTCTCCAGATGTCATTCATAAATTTGATGTGGGAGGGGTTATTTTGAATTTAAAGAATCGCAAGCAGGTTCGCGAGGCATATA
This genomic stretch from Candidatus Bathyarchaeota archaeon harbors:
- a CDS encoding ATP/GTP-binding protein, whose amino-acid sequence is MYVTFIIGTAGSGKSLLTAAFSEWLRSKEQNVCLVNLDPSVITLPYEPDVDVRDYIVIDDLMEKYQLGPNGALIMAADLLAAEVDKIRSDIEYFRSDIVVIDTPGQMELFAFRSSGPYIAHNLTNDPRSIIYLFDATFSSNPLNFVSNLFLAAAAFNRFLLPQIHVLSKVDLLPPEQIDAILDWSEDEEHLQTAIETQLTAQKMLLSRGVFQAIRSVGLTFELIPVSAKTQSGLIDLYSVLTRIFTGGEELI
- a CDS encoding TraB/GumN family protein — encoded protein: MGVVHKSLRIIGVSHVDPDGLNRIQHEIRESKPSVVALELCPQRLAALKNIEKGYGRSGLAFPIGGIIGLLIALLEKTAGERTGVLPGSEMLTAIKEAENIKATVEPIDQPILITLQKLSTIPFWEKVKFTTDAIKTLLSLVLASKNEVTKINTTEILKGFKTRYPNLHRILVEERNAYMTKRLKNILQQAKGLVVAIIGLGHLTGITEIMAKEGFPIEIPPDPS
- a CDS encoding CoA-binding protein, yielding MVSVSRESLKPFFEPRVVAIIGASDKPGKVGNTILINFLWGNFKGEVYPVNPKYNLLLEKRCYASVKDVPKPVDLAVIAVPASLVSKVMEECAEKHVKAAIIISGGFKETGPDGARLEKEVAAIARRGNIRVIGPNCIGVYNPETNVDTMFLPEEKLRRPPRGSIALLSQSGAFMGTMLDWAAYEGLGISKAVSYGNECDVDLIDLIEFLADDPSTRVIAVYVEGIEHGQKFIRVVKKATTKKPVIAIKSGRSTRGKAAVLSHTGSLAGEDVLYSMAFKQTGVLRAEDFEEMLDLAKAFALQPPATGDRVLIITDGGGAGVMAVDACEHYGLNVPELDPKLQEELKQYFPPYCSTHNPIDLTGDTDNQRYRIALEKAFLNYGGVDSALVILLVQAPSLTVDVVDIVRDINNKSTRPMVACCMGGEYSAKVAKEVERRGIPSYPTPERAVRAIWALTKYGQWKLREIRGNNRFHENLN